In Zalophus californianus isolate mZalCal1 chromosome 4, mZalCal1.pri.v2, whole genome shotgun sequence, the following proteins share a genomic window:
- the HES5 gene encoding transcription factor HES-5, whose protein sequence is MAPSTVAVELLSPKEKNRLRKPVVEKMRRDRINSSIEQLKLLLEQEFARHQPNSKLEKADILEMAVSYLKHSKAFAAAAGPKSLHQDYSEGYSWCLQEAVQFLTLHAASDTQMKLLCHFQRPPAAPTAPAKEPKAAGPAPPPVLTPAKATAVAARQPTCGLWRPW, encoded by the exons ATGGCCCCCAGCACCGTGGCCGTGGAGCTGCTCAGCCCCAAAGAGAAAAACCGA CTCCGCAAGCCCGTGGTGGAGAAGATGCGCCGCGACCGCATCAACAGCAGCATTGAGCAGCTGAAGCTGCTGCTGGAGCAGGAGTTCGCGCGGCACCAGCCCAACTCCAAGCTGGAGAAGGCCGACATTCTGGAGATGGCGGTCAGCTACCTGAAGCACAGCAAAG CGTTCGCCGCAGCGGCCGGCCCCAAAAGCCTGCACCAGGACTACAGCGAGGGTTACTCCTGGTGCCTGCAGGAGGCTGTGCAGTTCCTGACGCTGCACGCCGCCAGCGACACGCAGATGAAGCTGCTCTGTCACTTCCAGCGTCCCCCCGCTGCGCCCACTGCGCCTGCCAAGGAACCCAAGGCCGCCGGCCCTGCGCCCCCGCCCGTGCTCACCCCTGCCAAGGCCACCGCAGTTGCAGCACGCCAGCCCACTTGCGGCCTCTGGCGGCCCTGGTGA